The proteins below come from a single Alkalispirillum mobile genomic window:
- a CDS encoding sensor histidine kinase has product MDFNLSTLFFSAAAYLLLLFVIAYGTERGWLPRAVAHHPVFYVLALGVYATTWSFYGSVGFAERYGIAYLPIYLGATIAFLLTPVLLMPLLRLARDQQLTSLSDVFAFRYHSQAAGVLVTLVMLTGILPYIALQIRAVAESSQWLAGGETTVHFLAVVFCITVAVFAIIFGARHVTPREKHTGLVVAIAFESLVKLAALLVIAWVAMSLAFDGPIGLNRWLADNPERLEAFYQPALDGPWMSLLFLAFAAAFLLPRQFHMIFTENLKPGSLLKASWGFPAYLLALSICIPPILWAGQVLQPGTGPEYYVLGIAVLSDSPLLVIITYLGGISAASAMIIISTLALASMTLNHLVLPLTRARPRQDLDLYATLRWTRRALIALMIAAGYYFFLMLDPGEGLVDWGLISFLAMAQFIPGVVGVLWWARANVWGFIAGLLGGTLVWLDALFLPALVGTEPFFLLGFPTAPESPTDIYGLATFWSLSFNALLFAAVSTLTPQTGPERQAAEACRDLGHPMTFGTLVADSPAQFVVQLAPVTGDEAARAEVGKALNDLGLDWTENRPDRLKHLRDQIERNLSGMMGPVLARMIVDERLELDHSVSPAHTQNIRQIEERLESSSSRFRGLTAELDRLRRYHRQILEDLPLGVITVTANQRIVRWNTAMQQLTGIPAADALGNRLEDLPEPWGRLLGRFIAFGQPHAHDQAQVPGDGTRWLSLHRTRIGEPGKGRTNDSLMLVEDVTELRVLERELAHSERLASIGRLAAGVAHEIGNPVTGVASLAQNLREEDDPALVRESVEQILEQTRRISNIVHTLVSYAHAGGTEEAPPDPVSLREAADEARQVMVLSRRGKEMEFDNRIPEHLEVLGDGQRLVQVFVNLFSNAADACEQQGRLVLTARERGDRIIVRVADNGPGIPASALKKVLDPFYTTKPAGQGTGLGLPLVYNIITDHGGTLDIESDVGGTTVTLEFPSP; this is encoded by the coding sequence ATGGACTTTAACCTCAGCACGCTCTTTTTCAGCGCGGCGGCCTACCTGCTGTTGCTGTTCGTGATCGCCTACGGCACGGAGCGCGGCTGGCTGCCGCGTGCCGTGGCGCACCACCCGGTGTTCTACGTGCTCGCACTGGGGGTTTACGCCACCACCTGGAGCTTTTACGGCAGCGTGGGCTTCGCCGAGCGCTACGGCATCGCCTACCTGCCCATCTACCTGGGCGCCACCATCGCGTTCCTGCTCACGCCGGTTCTGCTGATGCCGCTGCTGCGCCTGGCGCGTGACCAGCAGCTGACCTCGCTCTCGGACGTGTTCGCCTTCCGCTACCACAGCCAGGCGGCCGGGGTGCTGGTCACGCTGGTGATGCTGACCGGCATCCTGCCCTACATCGCCCTGCAGATCCGGGCGGTGGCCGAGTCCAGCCAGTGGTTGGCGGGGGGCGAGACAACGGTGCACTTCCTGGCGGTGGTGTTCTGCATCACCGTGGCGGTGTTCGCCATCATCTTCGGCGCCCGCCACGTCACCCCGCGGGAAAAGCACACCGGCCTGGTGGTGGCCATCGCTTTCGAGTCGCTGGTCAAACTGGCCGCCCTGCTGGTGATCGCCTGGGTGGCCATGAGCCTGGCCTTCGACGGCCCCATCGGCCTGAACCGCTGGCTGGCGGACAACCCGGAACGACTGGAGGCCTTCTACCAGCCGGCGCTGGACGGCCCCTGGATGAGCCTGCTGTTCCTGGCCTTCGCCGCGGCCTTCCTGCTGCCGCGCCAGTTCCACATGATCTTCACCGAGAACCTCAAGCCGGGCAGCCTGCTCAAGGCCAGCTGGGGGTTCCCGGCCTACCTGCTGGCCCTGTCCATCTGCATCCCCCCGATCCTCTGGGCCGGCCAGGTGCTGCAGCCGGGGACGGGCCCCGAGTACTACGTGCTGGGCATCGCCGTGCTCAGCGACTCGCCGCTGCTGGTGATCATTACCTACCTGGGCGGCATCTCGGCGGCCAGCGCCATGATCATTATCTCCACCCTGGCGCTCGCCTCGATGACGCTGAACCACCTGGTGCTGCCGCTGACCCGGGCTCGCCCGCGCCAGGACCTGGACCTGTACGCCACCCTGCGCTGGACCCGGCGGGCGCTAATCGCGCTGATGATCGCCGCCGGTTACTACTTCTTCCTGATGCTCGACCCGGGCGAGGGGCTGGTGGACTGGGGCCTGATCTCCTTTCTGGCCATGGCGCAGTTCATCCCGGGGGTGGTGGGCGTGCTCTGGTGGGCCCGGGCCAATGTCTGGGGGTTCATCGCCGGACTGCTCGGCGGCACGCTGGTCTGGCTGGACGCGCTGTTTCTGCCGGCGCTGGTGGGCACCGAGCCCTTCTTTTTGCTCGGCTTCCCCACGGCGCCGGAGTCACCGACCGACATCTACGGGCTGGCCACCTTCTGGTCGCTGTCGTTCAACGCCCTGCTGTTCGCCGCCGTCTCCACCCTTACCCCACAGACCGGGCCGGAGCGCCAGGCTGCGGAGGCCTGCCGCGACCTGGGCCACCCGATGACCTTCGGCACCCTGGTGGCCGACTCGCCGGCGCAGTTCGTGGTGCAGCTGGCCCCGGTCACCGGCGACGAGGCCGCCCGCGCCGAGGTGGGCAAGGCGCTGAACGACCTGGGACTGGACTGGACCGAGAACCGCCCGGACCGACTCAAGCACCTGCGCGATCAGATCGAGCGCAACCTCTCCGGCATGATGGGCCCGGTGCTGGCGCGCATGATCGTGGACGAGCGCCTGGAGCTGGACCACTCCGTCAGCCCCGCCCATACCCAGAACATCCGCCAGATCGAGGAGCGGCTGGAGTCCTCCAGCAGCCGCTTCCGCGGGCTGACCGCGGAGCTGGACCGGTTGCGCCGCTACCACCGGCAGATCCTCGAGGACCTGCCCCTGGGGGTAATCACGGTGACGGCCAACCAGCGCATCGTCCGCTGGAACACCGCCATGCAACAACTCACCGGCATCCCCGCCGCCGACGCCCTGGGCAACCGGCTGGAGGACCTGCCGGAGCCCTGGGGTCGGCTGCTGGGCCGCTTCATCGCCTTCGGTCAGCCCCACGCCCACGACCAGGCGCAGGTGCCCGGCGACGGTACCCGCTGGCTGAGCCTGCACCGGACCCGCATCGGCGAGCCCGGCAAGGGCCGCACCAACGACAGCCTGATGCTGGTGGAGGACGTGACCGAGCTGCGGGTGCTGGAGCGGGAGCTGGCCCACAGTGAGCGGCTGGCCTCCATCGGCCGGCTGGCAGCCGGCGTGGCCCACGAGATAGGCAACCCGGTGACCGGCGTCGCCTCGCTGGCGCAGAACCTGCGCGAGGAGGACGACCCGGCGCTGGTGCGCGAGAGCGTGGAGCAGATCCTGGAGCAGACCCGCCGGATCAGTAACATCGTGCACACCCTGGTGAGCTATGCTCACGCCGGCGGCACCGAGGAGGCCCCGCCCGACCCGGTGAGCCTGCGCGAGGCCGCCGACGAAGCCCGCCAGGTGATGGTACTGAGCCGGCGCGGCAAGGAGATGGAATTCGACAACCGCATCCCCGAGCACCTGGAGGTACTGGGGGACGGCCAGCGGCTGGTGCAGGTGTTCGTCAACCTCTTCTCCAACGCCGCCGACGCCTGCGAACAGCAGGGCCGGCTGGTGCTCACCGCTCGCGAGCGCGGCGACCGGATCATCGTGCGGGTGGCGGACAACGGGCCGGGCATCCCCGCCTCGGCCCTGAAGAAGGTGCTGGACCCCTTCTACACCACCAAGCCGGCGGGCCAGGGCACGGGCCTCGGCCTGCCGCTGGTCTACAACATCATCACGGATCACGGCGGCACCCTGGACATCGAGTCCGATGTGGGCGGGACCACCGTCACCCTGGAGTTCCCGTCGCCGTAG
- the zipA gene encoding cell division protein ZipA: protein MDPFRWLLIILGLLLIAGIYAWGRWQDKKHARREDFRSAFDDMDSAVGSDDGFDVIVKTPRREGEPDEAAPARGQGQRREPTGFDADLDWPDEPEPSLGLDDEPGSPGFNEPEPEPEPVRRRPAAPPTARREPTRAPGTTEAPEAPAPAPRVRRRAEPQPEPAPATRPAPRAPEPAPPAEDPVRDRPDLAALGRNNPRPEPARPEPELPAGPQVDIDAAGLEDKIVAIHVAAPEGHVFAADALVDALERAGLEYGEHGIFHRHVRTEQGPARVFSAANMIKPGWFDLDRAAQDETPGAAFFLQLPGPVDGMAAFDDMLRVARDVADRLGGRLLDARRCDLSRQAMEHIREELREYRRRLHLAARQQQV from the coding sequence ATGGATCCATTTCGCTGGCTACTGATCATTCTCGGCCTGCTGCTCATCGCGGGCATTTACGCCTGGGGGCGCTGGCAGGACAAGAAGCATGCCCGCCGCGAGGACTTCCGCTCGGCCTTCGACGACATGGACAGCGCCGTGGGGAGCGACGACGGTTTCGACGTCATCGTCAAGACCCCGCGGCGCGAGGGCGAACCCGACGAGGCCGCGCCGGCCCGCGGGCAGGGCCAGCGCCGGGAGCCCACCGGGTTCGACGCCGACCTGGATTGGCCCGATGAGCCGGAGCCGAGCCTGGGCCTGGACGATGAGCCCGGTTCCCCCGGTTTCAATGAGCCGGAACCGGAACCGGAACCGGTTCGCCGCCGCCCGGCCGCGCCGCCCACCGCCCGCCGGGAGCCCACGCGTGCACCCGGCACCACCGAGGCGCCGGAGGCCCCCGCACCCGCACCGCGCGTCCGCCGCCGCGCCGAGCCGCAACCGGAGCCGGCCCCTGCGACCCGCCCGGCTCCCCGGGCCCCCGAACCGGCACCGCCGGCCGAGGATCCGGTGCGCGACCGCCCCGACCTGGCCGCCCTGGGCCGGAACAACCCCCGCCCTGAGCCGGCCCGCCCCGAGCCGGAGCTGCCCGCCGGCCCCCAGGTGGACATCGACGCCGCCGGCCTGGAGGACAAGATCGTCGCCATCCACGTGGCCGCGCCGGAGGGGCATGTCTTTGCCGCCGATGCGCTGGTGGACGCCCTGGAGCGCGCCGGTCTGGAGTACGGCGAGCACGGCATCTTCCACCGCCACGTGCGCACCGAGCAAGGGCCGGCGCGGGTGTTCAGCGCCGCCAACATGATCAAGCCCGGCTGGTTCGACCTGGACCGGGCCGCCCAGGACGAGACCCCGGGTGCGGCCTTCTTCCTGCAACTGCCCGGTCCGGTGGACGGCATGGCCGCCTTCGACGACATGCTGCGGGTGGCCCGCGATGTGGCCGACCGCCTGGGCGGGCGCCTGCTGGACGCCCGCCGCTGCGATCTCTCCCGGCAGGCGATGGAGCACATCCGCGAGGAACTGCGCGAGTACCGTCGCCGCCTGCACCTGGCCGCCCGTCAGCAGCAGGTGTAA
- the gluQRS gene encoding tRNA glutamyl-Q(34) synthetase GluQRS, translated as MTDSTTLRYRTRFAPSPTGPLHFGSLVAALGSYVRARRQGGEWHLRIDDLDPPREQPGAADAIQQSLQAHGLHWDGPVVFQSTRSAAYEAALAQLRAADRAYPCGCTRREIMAVARRGPNGPVYPGTCSDGLPPGREARAWRLRCDHAPLHFDDALQGPQSCDPAATIGDFIIRRADGYWAYHLACAVDDGEYGFTEVVRGADLLWCTPPQILLQRALGLPTPRYLHLPVAVNAEGQKLSKQSHAPPLDNNRAAHNLVQAARFLGQQPPADLARTGPGAVLTWALETWDEALIPRQQHQAPA; from the coding sequence GTGACCGACTCGACCACGCTCCGCTACCGCACCCGCTTTGCCCCCAGCCCCACCGGGCCGCTCCACTTCGGCTCGCTGGTGGCGGCGCTGGGCAGCTACGTGCGGGCCCGGCGCCAGGGCGGCGAGTGGCACCTGCGCATCGACGACCTGGACCCGCCGCGGGAGCAACCCGGCGCGGCCGACGCCATCCAGCAGAGCCTGCAGGCGCACGGCCTGCACTGGGATGGACCGGTGGTCTTCCAGTCCACCCGTTCGGCCGCCTACGAGGCGGCCCTGGCGCAACTGCGCGCCGCGGACCGCGCCTACCCCTGCGGCTGTACCCGGCGCGAGATCATGGCGGTGGCGCGCAGAGGCCCCAATGGCCCGGTCTACCCCGGGACCTGCTCCGACGGCCTGCCGCCGGGCCGCGAAGCCCGCGCCTGGCGGCTGCGCTGCGACCACGCCCCGCTCCATTTCGATGACGCGCTGCAGGGGCCACAGAGCTGCGACCCGGCGGCGACCATCGGCGATTTCATCATCCGCCGGGCCGACGGCTACTGGGCCTACCACCTGGCCTGCGCCGTGGATGACGGGGAATACGGCTTCACCGAGGTGGTCCGTGGCGCCGACCTGCTCTGGTGCACACCGCCGCAGATCCTGCTACAGCGGGCACTGGGACTACCCACCCCGCGCTACCTGCACCTGCCCGTGGCGGTGAACGCCGAGGGGCAGAAGCTGAGCAAGCAGAGCCACGCCCCGCCGCTGGACAATAACCGGGCCGCACACAACCTGGTGCAGGCGGCCCGCTTTCTGGGCCAACAGCCGCCCGCGGACCTGGCCCGGACCGGGCCCGGCGCGGTGCTGACGTGGGCCCTGGAAACGTGGGACGAGGCGCTGATCCCCCGCCAGCAGCACCAGGCACCGGCGTAG
- a CDS encoding host attachment protein, translated as MSRYWIVVADASNARVLAREKKFSALQEVETLTHPESRLHRRDLASDRPGRLDESYSATSSEAEEPTDPKVREAQVFAREVAHVLERGRTGHRYEELILVAEPKFLGLLRKALDDETRERVAHEVTKNVTREPLEAITRTVDALL; from the coding sequence ATGTCCCGCTACTGGATCGTCGTAGCAGATGCCAGCAACGCCCGCGTTCTCGCCCGCGAGAAGAAATTCAGCGCGCTGCAGGAGGTGGAGACCCTGACGCACCCGGAGTCACGCCTGCACCGGCGCGACCTGGCGTCGGACCGCCCCGGTCGCCTTGATGAGTCCTATTCGGCCACCAGCAGCGAGGCGGAAGAGCCCACCGACCCGAAGGTGCGCGAGGCCCAGGTCTTTGCCCGGGAGGTGGCCCACGTACTGGAGCGGGGGCGCACCGGTCACCGCTACGAGGAGCTGATCCTGGTGGCGGAGCCGAAGTTCCTCGGGCTGTTGCGCAAGGCCCTGGACGACGAGACCCGGGAGCGGGTCGCCCACGAGGTAACCAAGAACGTCACCCGGGAGCCGTTGGAGGCCATTACCCGGACCGTGGACGCGCTGCTCTGA
- the queF gene encoding preQ(1) synthase gives MSTQPSKELETFPNPRPERDFVLHMRVPEFTCLCPKTGQPDFATIYLDYVPDERCVELKSLKLYMWSFRDQGAFHEAITNEMLDDLVRATAPRYMKVTAEFYVRGGIYTTVVAEHRKPGWQPEPKVELA, from the coding sequence ATGAGCACTCAGCCCAGCAAAGAACTGGAGACCTTCCCCAACCCCCGGCCGGAGCGGGACTTCGTGCTGCACATGCGGGTGCCGGAGTTCACCTGCCTCTGCCCGAAGACCGGGCAGCCGGACTTCGCCACCATCTATCTGGACTACGTGCCGGACGAGCGTTGCGTGGAGTTGAAGTCGCTGAAGCTCTACATGTGGTCGTTCCGCGACCAGGGCGCGTTCCACGAGGCCATCACCAACGAGATGCTGGATGACCTCGTGCGCGCCACCGCGCCTCGCTACATGAAGGTGACCGCCGAGTTCTACGTCCGTGGCGGCATCTACACCACGGTGGTCGCGGAACACCGCAAGCCGGGCTGGCAGCCCGAACCGAAGGTGGAGCTGGCCTGA
- a CDS encoding sigma-54-dependent transcriptional regulator, with protein sequence MAQLLIIEDEAVIRSALRRLLTRNGYRVAEAESLEEAKEGHRFADYDLIIADLRLPGEPGTGVIPLAGEVPVIIMTSYASVRSAVEAMREGAVDYIAKPFDHDELLLTVDKVLKDHRLQRQNAALKADIQRDYPVSGIIGECQAMQDVFQRIHKVAPTDTSVLILGESGTGKELVARAVHEQSARKDGPLIAVNCAAIPDSLIEAELFGHEKGAFTGAVGARQGLVESADGGTLFLDEIGELPMQAQGRLLRVLQEGVIRRVGASRERQVDVRLLAATHRDLQALVNEGQFREDLFFRIDVMEIRLPPLREREGDIPVLAQVLLEKICKRLNRPALQLSGEALAAISDYHWPGNVRELENTIERAVILCEGETITAEQLTLPRRRSPEGGETPPSGGGAPSGKPDLSLEDYFREYVLANQDQMTETALAKGLGISRKALWEKRQRLGIPRPRK encoded by the coding sequence ATGGCGCAACTGCTGATCATCGAGGACGAGGCGGTCATCCGCTCGGCGCTGCGGCGCCTGCTGACCCGGAACGGCTACCGGGTGGCGGAGGCGGAGTCGCTGGAGGAGGCCAAGGAGGGCCACCGCTTCGCCGACTACGACCTGATCATCGCCGACCTGCGGCTGCCCGGCGAACCCGGCACCGGGGTCATCCCGCTGGCCGGCGAGGTGCCGGTCATCATCATGACCAGCTACGCCAGCGTGCGCTCGGCGGTGGAGGCCATGCGCGAGGGGGCGGTGGACTACATCGCCAAGCCCTTCGACCACGACGAGCTGCTGCTCACCGTGGACAAGGTGCTCAAGGATCACCGTCTGCAGCGCCAGAACGCCGCACTCAAGGCGGACATCCAGCGCGACTACCCGGTGAGCGGGATCATCGGCGAATGCCAGGCGATGCAGGATGTCTTCCAGCGCATCCACAAGGTGGCCCCCACCGACACCTCGGTGCTGATCCTGGGCGAATCCGGCACCGGCAAGGAGCTGGTGGCCCGCGCCGTGCACGAGCAGAGCGCCCGCAAGGACGGGCCGCTGATCGCTGTCAACTGCGCCGCCATCCCGGACAGCCTGATCGAGGCGGAGCTGTTCGGTCACGAAAAGGGGGCCTTCACCGGGGCGGTGGGGGCGCGCCAGGGGCTGGTGGAGTCCGCCGACGGCGGCACCCTGTTCCTGGACGAGATCGGCGAGCTGCCCATGCAGGCCCAGGGGCGACTGCTGCGGGTGTTGCAGGAGGGGGTCATCCGCCGGGTCGGGGCGTCGCGGGAGCGCCAGGTGGATGTGCGCCTGCTGGCGGCCACCCACCGCGACCTGCAGGCACTGGTCAACGAGGGCCAGTTCCGCGAGGACCTGTTCTTCCGCATCGACGTGATGGAGATCCGCCTGCCCCCGCTGCGCGAACGCGAGGGCGACATCCCGGTGCTGGCCCAGGTCCTGCTAGAGAAGATCTGCAAGCGGCTCAACCGACCTGCACTGCAGCTGTCCGGGGAGGCGCTGGCGGCGATCAGCGACTACCATTGGCCGGGTAACGTCCGGGAACTGGAGAACACCATTGAGCGGGCCGTGATCCTCTGCGAGGGCGAGACCATTACCGCCGAGCAGCTGACCCTGCCCCGCCGCCGGTCGCCGGAGGGCGGGGAGACGCCGCCCTCCGGCGGCGGTGCGCCCAGCGGCAAGCCGGATCTGTCGCTGGAGGATTACTTCCGCGAATACGTCCTGGCCAACCAGGACCAGATGACAGAGACGGCATTGGCCAAGGGGCTGGGCATAAGTCGCAAGGCGCTCTGGGAAAAACGCCAGCGCCTCGGGATCCCCCGGCCGAGAAAATAA
- the smc gene encoding chromosome segregation protein SMC: MRLKKIKLSGFKSFVDPTQVAMPGDLVAVVGPNGCGKSNIIDAVRWVMGESSARHLRGQSMADVIFNGSTGRKPVSHASVELIFDNSDGRLGGQYAQYAEIAVRRQVNREGQSQYFLNGTRCRRKDITDVFLGTGLGPRGYTIIEQGMISRVIEAKPEELRVYLEEAAGISIYKERRRETERRIRDTRENLERLEDVREEVRRQLDKLRRQAEVARRYRELKQEERDTRAELITLRQASLKAQLEEQEAVISAKVNAREFALATQRQAEREIEAVRATQGEAGDRLNSIQADYYGVGSEIARIEQQISHRRELRDKQLRELRDSEAQVQELEDSLTQDREKLELLEERLADLEPEQEEQAQSEAFAQEALETARERLEAWREAREGFQRESAEAQRAEQVEKVRVEGLERRADELARRLERLDEEYEAEDLYSLERAIVELEEEETELAEELAGMDEAQADVAERLDHDRAQAAELAEQVERLRGELHQQRARLASLETLQQSALGEDGGPLDDWLGAREWQERPRLAQQLTVTPGWERAVETVLAEGLQAVCVAPEELDAAARELPEQGDLTLVSAVSATAGGAAGPWLSDQVRDDGRAVALLAGIRCADDLPAALARRAELGPGESFITPDGVWLGPNWLRLRAGDDAERGVIAREREIHQLREQVAEGEARLAEQEEAHERVKVAIQSLEEEREALQQRSAPLQRRQADLQARVEHRRDALEAARERREALHQQQIELREERETVVEEMDGAQARLAEAAARVEAQAERGAALDDERHALEAAVDDAQEQLRQCREARHEISLKLENATTARQALREGLERLQAQHQRLLDRREELAEGLEGLDDPGEDLEGERDKLLDRRHQLEQELAEARNHVANLEQKLREWSERRQTAAQETETLREELEGLRITAQEYRVLQRREAAELEQLGEHLEVVASRLPEGAEVADWEKRLEQLGRRIARLGTVNLAAIDECAALEERQQYLDAQYDDLVEALETLESAIRRIDRETRARFRDTFEQVNQGVQRLFPRLFGGGRAYLELTDDDLLATGVAVMAQPPGKRVTNIHLLSGGEKALTAVALVFAIFNLNPAPFCMLDEVDAPLDEANVGRFCEMVKEMSQQVQFIVITHNKTTMEAVSHLVGVTMHEPGVSRLVAVDVAEAVELAEV, encoded by the coding sequence ATGCGACTGAAGAAGATCAAACTCTCCGGCTTCAAGTCCTTCGTGGACCCCACCCAGGTGGCCATGCCCGGCGACCTGGTGGCGGTGGTGGGGCCGAATGGCTGCGGCAAATCCAACATCATTGATGCGGTGCGCTGGGTGATGGGCGAGAGCTCTGCCCGCCACCTGCGCGGCCAGTCCATGGCTGACGTCATCTTCAACGGCTCCACCGGCCGCAAGCCGGTCAGCCACGCCTCCGTGGAGCTGATCTTCGACAACAGCGACGGCCGTCTGGGCGGGCAGTACGCCCAGTACGCGGAGATCGCCGTCCGCCGCCAGGTCAACCGCGAGGGTCAGTCCCAGTACTTCCTCAACGGCACCCGCTGCCGGCGCAAGGACATCACCGACGTCTTCCTGGGCACCGGCCTGGGGCCGCGCGGCTACACCATCATCGAGCAGGGGATGATCTCCCGGGTGATCGAGGCCAAGCCGGAGGAACTCCGCGTCTACCTGGAGGAGGCGGCCGGCATCTCCATCTACAAGGAGCGCCGGCGCGAGACCGAGCGGCGCATCCGCGACACCCGCGAGAACCTGGAGCGGCTGGAGGACGTGCGTGAGGAGGTGCGCCGCCAGCTGGACAAGCTGCGTCGCCAGGCCGAGGTGGCCCGCCGGTACCGTGAGCTCAAGCAGGAAGAACGGGATACCCGGGCCGAGCTGATCACCCTGCGCCAGGCCAGCCTCAAGGCCCAGCTGGAGGAGCAGGAAGCCGTCATCTCGGCCAAGGTCAACGCCCGGGAGTTCGCCCTGGCCACCCAGCGCCAGGCCGAGCGGGAGATCGAGGCGGTGCGCGCTACCCAAGGCGAGGCCGGCGATCGGCTCAACTCGATCCAGGCGGATTACTATGGCGTGGGCAGCGAGATCGCCCGCATCGAGCAGCAGATCAGCCACCGCCGGGAACTGCGCGACAAGCAGTTGCGGGAACTGCGCGACAGCGAAGCCCAGGTCCAGGAACTGGAGGACAGCCTGACCCAGGACCGGGAGAAGCTCGAACTGCTGGAGGAGCGCCTGGCCGACCTGGAGCCGGAGCAGGAGGAGCAGGCGCAGTCCGAGGCCTTTGCCCAGGAGGCGCTGGAGACCGCCCGCGAGCGGCTGGAGGCCTGGCGCGAGGCGCGCGAGGGCTTCCAGCGGGAGAGCGCCGAGGCCCAGCGCGCCGAGCAGGTGGAGAAGGTGCGGGTCGAGGGCCTGGAGCGCCGCGCGGACGAGCTGGCCCGCCGGCTGGAGCGGCTTGACGAGGAGTACGAGGCCGAGGACCTCTACAGCCTGGAGCGGGCCATTGTCGAACTGGAAGAGGAAGAGACCGAGCTGGCCGAGGAGCTGGCCGGCATGGATGAGGCCCAGGCCGACGTGGCCGAGCGCCTGGACCACGACCGGGCCCAGGCCGCGGAACTGGCCGAACAGGTAGAGCGGCTGCGCGGTGAGCTGCACCAGCAGCGCGCCCGGCTCGCCTCGCTGGAGACCCTGCAGCAGTCCGCCCTGGGCGAGGACGGCGGCCCGCTGGACGACTGGCTGGGTGCGCGCGAGTGGCAGGAGCGGCCCCGGCTGGCCCAGCAGCTCACCGTCACCCCGGGCTGGGAACGGGCGGTGGAGACGGTGCTGGCCGAAGGGCTGCAGGCGGTCTGCGTGGCGCCCGAAGAACTGGACGCCGCCGCCCGCGAGTTGCCGGAGCAGGGCGACCTGACCCTGGTCAGTGCGGTTTCGGCAACCGCCGGCGGGGCGGCCGGCCCCTGGTTGAGCGACCAGGTGCGCGATGACGGCCGCGCCGTGGCCCTCCTGGCCGGGATCCGCTGCGCCGACGACCTGCCTGCCGCCCTGGCCCGGCGCGCTGAACTGGGCCCCGGCGAGTCCTTCATCACCCCGGACGGCGTCTGGCTGGGGCCCAACTGGCTGCGCCTGCGCGCCGGGGACGATGCGGAGCGGGGCGTGATCGCCCGCGAGCGGGAGATCCACCAGCTGCGCGAGCAGGTGGCCGAGGGCGAGGCACGGCTGGCGGAACAGGAAGAAGCGCACGAGCGGGTCAAGGTGGCCATCCAGAGCCTGGAGGAGGAGCGCGAGGCGCTGCAGCAGCGCAGCGCCCCCCTGCAGCGCCGCCAGGCGGACCTGCAGGCGCGCGTCGAGCACCGCCGCGACGCCCTGGAGGCGGCCCGGGAACGGCGCGAGGCCCTGCACCAGCAACAGATTGAACTGCGCGAGGAGCGCGAGACCGTCGTCGAGGAGATGGACGGCGCCCAGGCGCGCCTGGCCGAGGCCGCCGCCCGGGTGGAGGCCCAGGCGGAGCGGGGCGCGGCGCTGGACGATGAGCGCCACGCCCTGGAGGCGGCGGTGGACGATGCCCAGGAGCAACTGCGCCAGTGCCGCGAGGCCCGCCACGAGATTTCCCTGAAGCTGGAGAATGCCACCACCGCCCGTCAGGCCCTGCGCGAGGGGCTGGAGCGGCTGCAGGCCCAGCACCAGCGGCTGCTGGACCGGCGCGAGGAACTGGCCGAGGGCCTGGAGGGGCTGGACGACCCGGGCGAGGACCTGGAGGGGGAGCGCGACAAATTGCTGGACCGCCGCCACCAGCTGGAACAGGAACTGGCCGAGGCGCGCAACCACGTGGCCAACCTGGAGCAGAAACTGCGCGAGTGGAGCGAACGCCGCCAGACCGCCGCCCAGGAGACCGAGACCCTGCGCGAAGAGCTTGAGGGGCTGCGGATCACCGCCCAGGAGTACCGCGTGCTGCAGCGCCGGGAGGCCGCCGAGCTGGAACAACTGGGCGAGCACCTGGAGGTGGTCGCCTCGCGCCTGCCCGAGGGCGCCGAGGTGGCGGACTGGGAGAAGCGCCTGGAGCAGCTGGGGCGGCGCATCGCCCGGCTGGGCACCGTCAACCTGGCCGCCATCGACGAGTGCGCCGCCCTGGAGGAGCGCCAGCAGTACCTCGACGCCCAGTACGACGACCTGGTCGAGGCGCTGGAGACCCTGGAGAGCGCCATCCGCCGCATTGACCGGGAGACCCGGGCGCGCTTCCGCGACACCTTTGAGCAGGTCAATCAGGGGGTGCAGCGCCTCTTCCCGCGACTGTTCGGGGGCGGTCGCGCCTACCTGGAGCTCACCGACGACGACCTGCTGGCCACCGGCGTGGCGGTCATGGCCCAGCCCCCGGGCAAGCGGGTCACCAACATCCACCTGCTCTCCGGCGGCGAGAAGGCGCTCACCGCCGTGGCGCTGGTCTTCGCCATCTTCAACCTCAACCCGGCGCCGTTCTGCATGCTCGACGAGGTGGATGCGCCGCTGGACGAGGCCAACGTGGGGCGCTTCTGCGAGATGGTCAAGGAGATGTCGCAGCAGGTCCAGTTCATCGTCATTACCCACAACAAGACCACCATGGAGGCGGTCTCGCACCTGGTAGGGGTGACCATGCACGAGCCCGGCGTCTCGCGCCTGGTGGCGGTGGACGTGGCCGAGGCGGTGGAACTGGCCGAGGTCTGA